In Bdellovibrionota bacterium, the genomic stretch GAGAAAGGCGACATTTGGAATCAAAAAGAACAGTCGCATCGGCACATGAAAGAATCTTTGAATTAGAAGAGCCGCGCTGATTAAGAAAAAAAGAAAGAGAACGCTGTTTTTCGGCGTTGCCGTACGGGCATCCAGGTGACCCAACCCCTTCGGCAGGTCGCCATCGCGAGCCATGGCGTAGCCGAGGCGTGAAACGCCCGCCGTATAGGCATTCATCGTCCCCAGGCAAATCACGGCGGCGATCACACCCGTGAGAATTCGCCCCGGCCTGCCGGCGAAACTCCCGGCGAGCGCCACCAAGGGTGCGCTCGCGCCGCCTTCGTTCGAAAACACACCCACGCCGATGAGAACAAAGGCCACCGCCATATAGAAAAAACCGACGATGACGCCGGCCGTGACCGCTGAACGAAGCATGTCGCGCCGCGGATCTCGAAATTCCTCGGCGAGATGAGCGATGGCCTCCCATCCCAAGAACGACCAAAAGATCAATACGGCGGACCTCCCAATACCGATAATTCCAAACGGAGCAAACGGACTAAAGTGATCTAGTCTTACGGACGGCAGGCCGACGATCACAAAAATCGAGAGAACAAGGACTAGGAGCCCGCTGAGCGCAAGTTGAACGTTGGCACTCACGCGAATCCCTAAATAATTGGCGACCGTGACCGCCATCCAACTTACCCAAGCAATCCAGAACGAGTACTCGCCCGGCAGGGGAAACGCTGCCACCAGATGGTCCGCCAATATGTGTGCCGCCGCGACGGCTCCCGCGGGAACGGAAAAGAAAATGAGCCAGCGGCTGAGCATGCCAGCCGTCCGCCCAAATACACGCTCGATCATCGTTTGGATCCCGCCCGCGTCGGGGAACTCGGCTCCCGCAGTCGCAAATGTCCAGGCCAGAGCAAGACCCAGGATTCCCAAAATCGCCCAGGCAATCAGCGACGCCGGTCCTCCTTCGCGCCAGGCGAGGAGGGGGATGACCAAAATTCCGGTTCCAAGAACAGCCGCCAGGTAGAGAGCTAGTCCTTGAGCGAAGCCCAGATTTTTTCGGAGGGCCGACAAAGTTGAATTCGTTTACAGAGCGAGACGAGGGCCGTCCAGAATTAAAGAACGAATAAAGCGATATCAGGAAACAGCGGCGCGCGCCGACGCATGAGCGGCGGCTTCAAATCCCTGATCAAACAGCTGAAGATTAATCGCGAGCAAATCTTTCTTACCGCCCAGTTTGTGCTCCACGGCTTCGCGTATCAGCTTCGGTTCGATAGCACCGTTGCGAGCCGCGAACGCTCCCAAGATCGGCATGTTGGCCGCCTTGGCGTTCCCCGCCTTCACCGCCAGATCGTTCGCCGGAATGTACACTTGATCGATGTCGGCTCGGTCGCTTCGAATGTCGATCAAACTGGAATTCACGATAAGCAGGCCGTTCGGTTTGATATGGGGGACGAATTTGTCAAAAGACGGCCGGTTCATTACAGCGACGCAGCTCGGCTGACTGATGATCGGACTTCCGATCGGGTGATCGGCGATTACGACGGAACAATAAGCGGTTCCGCCGCGCATTTCAGGGCCGTAAGACGGGAGCCAGATCACATGTTTTCCGTCTTCCATGCCGGCCAGAGCGAGAATTTGTCCGATCGCCAGAACTCCCTGTCCTCCGAATCCGGCGAACGTGACTTCAATTTGCATGGGGAGGTTCCTTGAGTTCGCCCAACGGGTAGACGGGAATCATTTTGTCGCGCACCCAATGCCCCGCTTCCGCCGGCGTCATCCCCCAATTCGTGGGACAGGTGGACAACACCTCGACGAAACTGAAACAGACATTGTCCACTTGATATTGAAAGGCCCGTTTGATCGCCTTCTTCGCTCGGATGATGTGCGCCGGATCGTGAGCCGACACACGGCAGATATACGCGGGAGTCAAAAGCGTCGAGAGAAGTTCGGCGACCCTCAATGGATATCCACTCTTTTGGACGTCTCGTCCCATTTGGGTCGTGGTCGTCTTCTGTCCCGGAAGCGTTGTGGGAGCCATCTGTCCGCCGGTCATGCCGTACACGGCGTTGTTGACGAAGATCGTCGTGAATTTTTCCCCTCGATTCGCCGCGTGCAGGATTTCGTTGGTCCCGA encodes the following:
- a CDS encoding amino acid permease, translating into MSALRKNLGFAQGLALYLAAVLGTGILVIPLLAWREGGPASLIAWAILGILGLALAWTFATAGAEFPDAGGIQTMIERVFGRTAGMLSRWLIFFSVPAGAVAAAHILADHLVAAFPLPGEYSFWIAWVSWMAVTVANYLGIRVSANVQLALSGLLVLVLSIFVIVGLPSVRLDHFSPFAPFGIIGIGRSAVLIFWSFLGWEAIAHLAEEFRDPRRDMLRSAVTAGVIVGFFYMAVAFVLIGVGVFSNEGGASAPLVALAGSFAGRPGRILTGVIAAVICLGTMNAYTAGVSRLGYAMARDGDLPKGLGHLDARTATPKNSVLFLFFLISAALLIQRFFHVPMRLFFLIPNVAFLFLYTLGCLSVARLLRGRPLAVTAAYFSTAVCALMVPFASGVLFYPLLIVSAALFYTAVVKRSVRRFRS
- a CDS encoding 2-oxoacid:acceptor oxidoreductase family protein gives rise to the protein MQIEVTFAGFGGQGVLAIGQILALAGMEDGKHVIWLPSYGPEMRGGTAYCSVVIADHPIGSPIISQPSCVAVMNRPSFDKFVPHIKPNGLLIVNSSLIDIRSDRADIDQVYIPANDLAVKAGNAKAANMPILGAFAARNGAIEPKLIREAVEHKLGGKKDLLAINLQLFDQGFEAAAHASARAAVS
- a CDS encoding thiamine pyrophosphate-dependent enzyme; translated protein: MSEKPSSESLIFTRPLSMYDVPTHYCPGCTHGTIHRLVAECLDELGVRERTVGVAPVGCSVLMYNYINTDFLEAPHGRAPALATGLKRVRPDLFVFTYQGDGDLASIGTNEILHAANRGEKFTTIFVNNAVYGMTGGQMAPTTLPGQKTTTTQMGRDVQKSGYPLRVAELLSTLLTPAYICRVSAHDPAHIIRAKKAIKRAFQYQVDNVCFSFVEVLSTCPTNWGMTPAEAGHWVRDKMIPVYPLGELKEPPHAN